A stretch of Apostichopus japonicus isolate 1M-3 chromosome 9, ASM3797524v1, whole genome shotgun sequence DNA encodes these proteins:
- the LOC139973229 gene encoding SPRY domain-containing SOCS box protein 3-like encodes MADPEVIQDGCFHDWSWNENDRSHEIVLSGQNLDHVKFHPSWSVGTAAVRGTKALPRACRSYWEISLQQPFYGTSIMFGVGTKRARLHVDSFVNLLGEDSESMGLSHKGLLWHEGTSREYSRPFLDRKSALISILFDGLRGTLTYYKDGESMGVAFWGLDQISADLYPMVASTAAKIEMRLVKTRRSFISLQDRCGALVADMLVSVQQSKCLPIPSVLQEYVESYKT; translated from the coding sequence ATGGCGGATCCAGAGGTTATACAAGACGGTTGTTTTCACGATTGGTCGTGGAATGAAAACGACAGATCTCACGAGATCGTGCTGAGTGGACAAAACCTAGATCACGTTAAATTTCATCCTTCTTGGTCAGTTGGCACCGCAGCCGTGAGAGGAACCAAGGCCTTGCCGAGAGCTTGTCGTTCGTATTGGGAAATATCACTTCAGCAACCATTCTATGGCACCAGCATCATGTTTGGAGTTGGAACGAAAAGGGCGAGATTGCACGTCGATTCATTCGTCAACTTGTTAGGCGAGGATAGCGAGAGCATGGGACTATCGCATAAAGGACTACTATGGCACGAAGGCACGTCACGTGAGTATTCCCGCCCTTTTCTTGACCGTAAATCGGCATTGATCAGTATCTTATTCGACGGGTTGAGAGGCACATTAACTTACTACAAAGACGGGGAATCCATGGGCGTGGCATTTTGGGGATTAGATCAAATCTCAGCTGATCTGTACCCCATGGTAGCTTCTACCGCAGCTAAAATCGAAATGCGACTTGTTAAAACGAGGAGAAGTTTCATTAGTTTACAAGATCGCTGTGGAGCCCTTGTGGCCGATATGTTGGTATCGGTTCAGCAGAGCAAATGTTTGCCCATACCGTCTGTTCTTCAAGAGTATGTTGAGAGCTATAAAACGTGA